From the Clostridiales bacterium FE2011 genome, one window contains:
- a CDS encoding amidohydrolase, translated as MQITDIHAHVFPDPIAGKASGSIGAFYQMPVRLEGTVGQLLEKEQEAGIEHACIHSVALTPHYVESINRFIADTVKQHPDRLTGFGAIHPDCEDIPGLIREIRGMGLKGLKIHPDMQKFALDSPAAMEMFAAIEGELPIIIHTGDPRFQYSNPRRMKKVLDAFPKLVCVCAHLGGWSEWDDACSMLTGYENVYVDTSSSLYALKPEEARRIIRCHSRERVLFGADYPMWVPSEELERFHRLGLTEEENEKILCLNAKNLLNE; from the coding sequence ATGCAGATAACAGATATTCATGCGCATGTTTTTCCTGATCCGATCGCAGGAAAAGCATCCGGCAGTATCGGAGCGTTCTATCAGATGCCGGTGCGCCTGGAAGGTACTGTCGGACAATTGCTTGAAAAGGAACAGGAGGCAGGGATCGAACATGCCTGTATCCATTCAGTCGCACTGACACCTCATTATGTTGAATCCATAAACCGTTTTATCGCAGACACGGTAAAGCAGCATCCTGACCGCCTGACAGGGTTCGGCGCCATTCATCCGGACTGCGAAGATATTCCGGGCCTGATCCGGGAGATCAGGGGAATGGGGCTGAAAGGCCTGAAGATCCATCCGGATATGCAGAAGTTTGCCCTGGACAGTCCGGCTGCTATGGAGATGTTCGCAGCAATTGAGGGTGAACTGCCGATTATTATCCATACCGGTGACCCAAGATTTCAATACTCCAATCCCCGGCGTATGAAAAAGGTGCTGGACGCATTTCCGAAACTGGTATGCGTCTGTGCCCACCTGGGAGGATGGAGCGAATGGGACGACGCGTGCAGCATGCTGACTGGATATGAAAATGTCTATGTGGACACGTCAAGTTCCCTTTACGCACTGAAACCGGAAGAAGCACGGAGGATTATCCGCTGCCACAGCAGGGAACGGGTGCTTTTCGGTGCGGATTATCCGATGTGGGTTCCCTCAGAAGAACTGGAACGGTTCCACAGGCTGGGACTGACGGAGGAGGAAAATGAGAAGATTCTTTGCCTGAATGCAAAGAATCTTCTCAATGAATAA
- a CDS encoding chitobiase/beta-hexosaminidase C-terminal domain-containing protein, protein MLCPRCGYYAEKEETVCPECGEILTTGTDAPYSGAEAIRQGKRARQAIHEAAERTMEIKRRRRSGASRATVEMPALKDEREDEENFPDYRISESEIAGEEGGEEVVFERRRRTVYDENDDIREQARAYTEWIEQGGGKRLKMVNWMKIAIAGVVLLAMIIGGSWLFLKKTEGGQKVMARLGREATSAALWSVGEDLMDNGDIDGAIESFEKAMLQDELEKHVDVDGMLMLGSAYEAAGRTEDAAKLYEYIYEGTPSRPEAYINRIRILLNDGKLAAAGDLMKKAYDNTGESTFQTQRRDLLPEVPVVDPVGGFKEKKVLLTLYSTQGYDVYYTFEDEEHAKLPQDGILFTEKKLLDEGTWNLRAVAVNGELVSDEIKGTYKIIMPSPQMPQVGLAPGAYKTRKKVSLRPGKDNEKDDDIRIYYTVDGSTPNEDSPEYTGEPVLLPTGHKVTIKAIAVNQYGKESQVQEVSYKIEVKPYPLTAWDIEEKVSGLDLNKTTMQAFQAEYGQGQEVEIETPKNSGFTTALRKFEYPWGYAVMNLNKKTWVLVELRFNDKSTFKAPRDTGVGDPKDYVIGKFRDMGQVASASGNRGLYHLDNLSDGKYLAKENSIRYRIRVDGTWHQLKYYLNDNGTVKEIEYRYIPK, encoded by the coding sequence ATGCTGTGTCCCAGATGCGGATATTATGCGGAAAAGGAAGAGACAGTCTGCCCGGAATGCGGAGAAATCCTGACCACCGGCACAGACGCGCCTTACAGCGGCGCGGAGGCCATCCGACAGGGCAAACGGGCCAGGCAGGCGATCCATGAGGCTGCCGAAAGGACCATGGAGATCAAGAGAAGACGCCGCAGCGGCGCAAGCCGGGCGACGGTGGAAATGCCTGCGCTGAAAGATGAACGGGAGGACGAGGAAAATTTCCCGGACTACAGGATCTCCGAATCGGAAATTGCCGGAGAAGAAGGCGGGGAAGAGGTCGTCTTTGAAAGACGGCGCAGAACCGTATATGACGAGAATGATGATATCCGTGAACAGGCCAGGGCCTATACCGAATGGATTGAACAAGGCGGCGGAAAACGGCTGAAGATGGTGAACTGGATGAAGATTGCCATCGCCGGAGTTGTGCTTCTGGCTATGATTATCGGCGGAAGCTGGCTGTTCCTTAAAAAGACAGAGGGCGGTCAGAAGGTCATGGCCCGCCTGGGCAGGGAAGCAACTTCTGCAGCCCTGTGGTCTGTCGGTGAAGACCTGATGGACAACGGCGACATTGACGGCGCCATCGAAAGCTTTGAAAAGGCAATGCTGCAGGATGAACTGGAAAAGCATGTCGACGTGGACGGCATGCTGATGCTGGGAAGCGCATATGAAGCAGCCGGACGGACAGAGGACGCGGCAAAGCTTTACGAGTATATTTATGAAGGAACTCCGTCCCGGCCTGAAGCATATATCAACCGTATCCGGATCCTGCTGAACGACGGCAAGCTGGCTGCAGCAGGCGACCTGATGAAAAAAGCCTATGACAATACAGGTGAAAGCACATTCCAGACGCAGCGCAGGGACCTGCTGCCGGAGGTGCCGGTTGTGGATCCTGTCGGCGGATTCAAAGAGAAAAAAGTATTGCTGACTCTGTACTCCACCCAGGGATACGACGTTTATTATACTTTTGAAGATGAGGAGCATGCAAAACTTCCCCAGGACGGCATACTGTTCACGGAGAAAAAACTGCTCGACGAGGGAACGTGGAACCTGCGGGCGGTTGCTGTAAACGGCGAGCTGGTATCGGACGAGATCAAGGGAACCTACAAGATTATTATGCCTTCTCCCCAGATGCCCCAGGTGGGACTTGCACCGGGCGCCTACAAAACCAGGAAGAAGGTATCCCTCAGGCCCGGCAAGGACAATGAGAAGGACGACGATATCAGGATTTATTACACCGTTGACGGATCCACCCCAAATGAGGACAGCCCGGAGTATACCGGGGAACCTGTTCTGCTTCCCACCGGACATAAGGTTACAATCAAGGCTATCGCTGTAAACCAATACGGCAAGGAATCGCAAGTCCAGGAAGTCAGCTACAAAATTGAGGTCAAGCCGTATCCCCTTACAGCGTGGGATATTGAAGAAAAGGTCAGCGGACTGGACCTGAACAAGACCACTATGCAGGCATTCCAGGCTGAATACGGACAGGGACAGGAAGTTGAGATCGAAACCCCGAAGAACAGCGGATTCACTACGGCACTCCGGAAATTCGAGTATCCGTGGGGATATGCGGTGATGAACCTGAATAAAAAGACCTGGGTCCTGGTTGAACTGCGTTTCAATGATAAATCGACGTTCAAGGCGCCGCGTGATACGGGTGTTGGAGATCCGAAAGACTACGTTATCGGCAAGTTCAGGGATATGGGACAGGTGGCAAGCGCCAGCGGCAACCGGGGACTGTATCATCTGGACAATCTTTCTGACGGCAAGTACCTGGCAAAAGAAAACTCCATCCGGTACCGTATTCGTGTGGACGGAACGTGGCACCAGCTGAAATACTATCTGAATGATAACGGTACGGTGAAGGAAATCGAGTACCGGTATATTCCGAAATAA
- the hslO gene encoding Hsp33 family molecular chaperone HslO translates to MDEMLQIDLCNGQVRVMLCETTETVQRCADIHATTPVCTAALGRLMTGTAMLGIMMKGEEENVTVTIKGDGPMGTLVAVADHGKIRACADNPQVELPLREDGKLDVGGAVGHHGRMSVIKDLALRKNYIGQSELVSGEIAMDFAQYFTVSEQQPSLVALGVLVSGETVLKAGGLLIQPLPGCPDEIIDQLELRSPMFADISREMTFAPIEQLCEDWFRGMEPKILERTPISYTCTCSRERMEKALISMGAKDLQSLIDDDEGAELVCHFCHGKYFFTTEQLKAMLKEAKK, encoded by the coding sequence ATGGACGAGATGCTGCAAATTGACCTGTGCAACGGACAGGTGCGGGTGATGCTCTGTGAAACCACAGAGACCGTACAGCGCTGCGCAGATATTCACGCGACAACCCCTGTGTGTACAGCGGCACTGGGCCGGCTGATGACCGGAACAGCGATGCTGGGAATCATGATGAAGGGGGAAGAGGAGAACGTTACTGTCACGATCAAGGGCGACGGACCGATGGGCACGCTGGTGGCTGTAGCGGACCATGGAAAAATCCGTGCCTGTGCTGACAATCCGCAAGTGGAACTTCCGCTGCGGGAGGACGGCAAGCTGGACGTCGGCGGCGCCGTCGGACATCACGGACGGATGAGCGTGATCAAGGATCTTGCGCTGCGGAAAAACTATATCGGACAGAGCGAACTGGTGAGCGGAGAAATCGCCATGGACTTTGCCCAGTATTTTACGGTATCAGAACAGCAGCCTTCCCTGGTGGCACTGGGCGTGCTTGTCAGCGGTGAAACCGTGCTGAAGGCCGGCGGCCTGCTGATACAGCCCCTGCCGGGATGCCCTGACGAGATCATTGACCAGCTGGAGCTGAGAAGCCCCATGTTCGCGGACATCAGCCGGGAAATGACTTTCGCCCCGATTGAGCAGCTTTGTGAGGACTGGTTCCGGGGTATGGAACCGAAGATCCTGGAGAGAACGCCGATCTCCTATACCTGCACATGCAGCAGGGAGCGGATGGAGAAGGCCCTGATTTCCATGGGCGCCAAGGATCTGCAGTCCCTGATCGACGATGATGAAGGAGCCGAGCTGGTCTGCCATTTCTGTCACGGGAAGTATTTCTTCACGACTGAACAGCTGAAGGCTATGCTGAAGGAGGCAAAAAAATGA
- a CDS encoding class I SAM-dependent methyltransferase, whose amino-acid sequence MYQGFAELYDELMDDVNYEGWADHYARLLSIYGIRSGKICECACGTGSLTLPLQKRGFQMTGVDISREMLWQAAQKARKNGIAIPFVQQDMRSLNLHKPVDAVLATCDGVNYLLTEEDLLGFFRAAKRSILPGGALIFDVSTPYKLKNILCSGLMYEDRDDVTYLWQNTWHERSQTVNLDLCFFVRENDGRYRRMEEHQTQKAWSMDTLKEVLWKAGFRAVCMYSNGSLNAAKEQDERWHIAATNPVK is encoded by the coding sequence ATGTACCAGGGATTTGCAGAACTATATGACGAATTGATGGATGACGTCAATTACGAAGGCTGGGCGGACCACTATGCCCGCCTGCTTTCGATTTACGGAATACGCAGCGGCAAGATATGTGAATGCGCCTGCGGAACCGGAAGCCTGACCCTGCCGCTGCAGAAGCGCGGCTTTCAGATGACAGGCGTGGACATAAGCCGGGAAATGCTGTGGCAGGCGGCCCAGAAAGCCCGGAAAAACGGAATCGCGATACCATTTGTGCAGCAGGATATGAGGAGCCTGAATCTCCATAAGCCTGTGGACGCGGTGCTGGCTACCTGTGACGGAGTGAATTACCTGCTGACGGAGGAAGACCTGCTGGGATTCTTCCGGGCGGCCAAAAGATCCATTCTGCCGGGCGGAGCATTGATTTTTGATGTATCCACCCCTTACAAACTGAAGAACATCCTGTGTTCCGGGCTGATGTATGAAGACCGGGACGACGTAACCTATCTGTGGCAGAACACCTGGCACGAAAGATCACAGACGGTTAACCTGGATTTGTGCTTTTTTGTGCGGGAAAACGACGGCAGATACCGCAGGATGGAAGAGCACCAGACGCAGAAGGCCTGGAGCATGGATACCCTGAAGGAAGTGCTCTGGAAGGCCGGATTCCGGGCTGTGTGCATGTATTCCAACGGATCGCTGAATGCCGCCAAGGAACAGGATGAGAGATGGCACATAGCTGCCACGAATCCTGTGAAGTAA
- a CDS encoding YesL family protein, producing the protein MFGRMMNNYYYGKSGKGDFRKEDLPQNRRQLFRDTLKTRLSALCRINLLYMLIFLPAMLVIMFSFTNILSTTSNLMLVEQNDYAGFVEQVTQNEQEVSITEEQFNELKNADVNLGDMLDGTVFRMLLLLIPCIAITGPFTAGLSYITRNWARDEHAFIWTDFKDAVKANWKQSLVLSLITSILPTAAYVGWRFYGQLAQNNMIMMVPQVLVVLVGIIWSISITYMHPLVVTYELKTKDVIRNGLLLGVARLPMSVAIRLLHCVPALIGGLLIWFWNPMIGMMILFAYYALIGFSISRFITASYTNAVFDKYINPRIEGAKVNQGIYKPEDDEDEEDEAAEGETDN; encoded by the coding sequence ATGTTTGGTAGAATGATGAACAACTACTATTACGGGAAGAGCGGAAAAGGCGATTTCCGGAAAGAAGATCTGCCTCAGAACAGGCGCCAGCTGTTCAGGGACACACTCAAAACACGGCTGAGCGCATTGTGCAGGATTAATCTTCTGTATATGCTCATCTTTCTGCCGGCGATGCTGGTGATCATGTTTTCCTTTACCAATATCCTGTCCACCACCAGCAACCTGATGCTGGTTGAACAGAACGATTATGCAGGCTTTGTTGAACAGGTGACCCAGAACGAACAGGAAGTCAGCATTACGGAAGAGCAGTTTAATGAACTCAAGAACGCTGACGTCAATCTCGGGGATATGCTGGACGGTACGGTGTTCCGTATGCTGCTCCTGCTGATTCCCTGTATTGCCATTACCGGGCCGTTTACAGCAGGACTGAGCTATATCACCCGGAACTGGGCGCGGGATGAGCATGCGTTTATCTGGACAGATTTCAAGGACGCGGTCAAAGCAAACTGGAAACAGTCCCTGGTGTTGTCTCTGATTACTTCCATCCTGCCGACAGCAGCTTATGTCGGATGGCGCTTTTACGGACAGCTGGCTCAGAACAATATGATTATGATGGTTCCGCAGGTGCTTGTTGTCCTGGTTGGAATCATCTGGTCCATCAGCATTACCTATATGCATCCGCTGGTGGTCACCTATGAACTGAAGACAAAGGACGTTATCCGGAACGGCCTGCTGCTTGGTGTGGCCCGTCTTCCCATGAGCGTCGCAATCCGGCTGCTGCATTGCGTTCCTGCCCTGATCGGCGGACTGCTGATCTGGTTCTGGAATCCGATGATCGGCATGATGATCCTGTTTGCCTATTATGCCCTGATCGGTTTCTCCATCAGCCGCTTTATTACCGCCAGCTATACCAACGCGGTGTTTGACAAGTACATCAATCCGCGGATTGAGGGTGCTAAGGTCAACCAGGGCATCTACAAGCCGGAAGATGACGAAGACGAAGAAGATGAAGCCGCGGAAGGGGAAACGGATAACTGA
- a CDS encoding phospho-sugar mutase produces MTIRENYEQWLRDFADDQDTIRELKAISEDEKEMEDRFYTELSFGTAGMRGVLGAGMNRMNKYNVRRATKGLAGYLLENPEEAKRGVVIAYDSRRCSAEFAKDTALVLCAEGVPAYLFDALRPVPVLSFAVRHLHAKAGVVITASHNPPQYNGYKVYGEDGAQVGPEAAEGITRVIRSTKYTDCVLMNEQEALDKGLLKIIGNKEVDDDYIERVKTLSINPELLRTEGSKLNIVYTPLHGSGNVPVRRLLKEIGLTNVAVVKEQEMPDPNFSTIKVPNPEDPGAYELAFKLAAEVNANVIFATDPDCDRLGVAVKDGQGEWHLLSGNQIGCVLLHYILSSLKKAGKLPKDGAAVKSIVSTSLANKICESFGVSIFETLTGFKFIGEKIQQFMDKGDHTFLFGFEESYGFLSSTFVRDKDGVNASLLVSEVACACMAEGITFYDRIQEIFKEYGYYANSVVSTTLPGKDGLTRMKEIMSNLRAQPPKEIAGLKVTAVRDYLKGIRTENGQETPTGLPVSDVLYFELEKGNWVCVRPSGTEPKIKLYINANAAGKAEAEALSEALCEASKRLMN; encoded by the coding sequence ATGACAATTCGTGAGAACTATGAGCAGTGGCTGCGGGACTTTGCGGATGACCAGGATACGATCCGTGAGCTGAAAGCCATCAGCGAAGACGAAAAGGAAATGGAAGACCGCTTCTATACGGAGCTGAGCTTCGGAACCGCGGGCATGAGAGGCGTGCTCGGAGCCGGCATGAACCGGATGAATAAATACAACGTCCGGCGCGCAACCAAGGGCCTGGCAGGCTATCTGCTTGAAAACCCGGAAGAAGCAAAACGCGGCGTTGTTATTGCTTATGACAGCCGCCGGTGCAGCGCAGAATTCGCAAAGGATACAGCGCTGGTGCTGTGTGCAGAAGGCGTGCCGGCCTATCTGTTTGACGCGCTTCGCCCGGTACCGGTACTGAGCTTTGCGGTGCGCCATCTGCATGCTAAGGCAGGCGTGGTCATTACAGCCAGTCATAATCCTCCGCAGTATAACGGTTATAAAGTGTATGGAGAAGACGGCGCACAGGTTGGCCCGGAGGCCGCTGAAGGTATTACCCGGGTGATCCGTTCCACGAAATATACAGACTGCGTACTGATGAATGAGCAGGAAGCACTGGACAAGGGCCTGCTGAAAATCATCGGCAACAAGGAAGTGGACGATGACTATATCGAGCGGGTCAAAACACTGAGCATCAATCCGGAACTGCTCCGGACGGAAGGCTCGAAGCTGAATATTGTTTACACGCCCCTGCACGGCAGCGGCAATGTGCCGGTCCGCCGCCTGCTGAAGGAAATCGGCCTGACCAATGTGGCTGTTGTGAAGGAACAGGAAATGCCTGATCCGAACTTCAGCACAATCAAGGTTCCGAACCCGGAAGATCCCGGAGCCTATGAACTGGCGTTCAAGCTGGCAGCCGAGGTGAACGCGAACGTGATCTTCGCCACAGATCCGGACTGTGACCGCCTGGGCGTGGCCGTCAAGGACGGACAGGGAGAATGGCATCTGCTGAGCGGAAACCAGATCGGCTGCGTGCTTCTGCACTACATCCTTTCCAGCCTGAAGAAGGCCGGAAAGCTGCCGAAGGACGGTGCCGCAGTCAAGAGTATTGTTTCCACGAGCCTGGCGAATAAAATCTGTGAAAGCTTCGGAGTATCCATTTTTGAAACCCTGACAGGCTTCAAGTTCATCGGCGAGAAGATCCAGCAGTTTATGGACAAGGGAGATCACACCTTCCTGTTCGGTTTTGAGGAAAGCTACGGCTTCCTTTCCAGCACCTTTGTACGGGATAAGGACGGCGTGAACGCGAGCCTGCTGGTCAGTGAGGTCGCCTGCGCATGCATGGCAGAGGGAATCACGTTCTATGACCGGATCCAGGAGATTTTCAAGGAATACGGATACTATGCCAACAGCGTGGTTTCCACAACGCTGCCCGGCAAGGACGGACTGACCCGGATGAAGGAAATCATGAGCAACCTGCGTGCTCAGCCGCCAAAGGAAATTGCAGGACTGAAGGTAACCGCAGTCCGGGATTATCTGAAGGGCATCCGCACAGAGAACGGACAGGAAACGCCGACCGGTCTGCCAGTATCCGACGTGCTGTATTTTGAACTGGAAAAAGGCAACTGGGTTTGCGTCAGACCTTCCGGCACAGAACCCAAGATCAAGCTTTATATCAATGCCAATGCTGCCGGGAAAGCAGAAGCGGAAGCGTTGAGCGAAGCCCTGTGCGAGGCAAGCAAACGCCTGATGAACTAA
- the acpS gene encoding holo-ACP synthase translates to MIKGLGLDLCEISRMDKLLENDRFLNRYFTEAEAGYIRSKGKTASQTAAGIYAAKEALAKALGTGITFDLKEIEVVHDEAGKPGYRLTGKAAEMSGNDSFLLSVSHDGGISAAVCVREQEH, encoded by the coding sequence ATGATCAAAGGGCTGGGCCTGGATCTGTGTGAGATATCCAGGATGGATAAACTGCTTGAGAATGACCGGTTCCTGAACCGGTACTTTACAGAAGCGGAAGCCGGATATATCCGGTCAAAAGGGAAAACAGCCAGCCAGACAGCCGCCGGGATCTATGCGGCCAAGGAGGCACTGGCCAAAGCCCTGGGAACAGGAATCACATTTGACCTGAAAGAAATTGAAGTAGTCCATGATGAAGCGGGAAAACCCGGATACAGACTGACAGGGAAAGCTGCAGAGATGAGCGGTAACGACTCCTTCCTCCTGTCTGTATCCCATGACGGCGGCATTTCCGCGGCGGTTTGCGTAAGGGAGCAGGAACATTGA
- a CDS encoding MoxR family ATPase, whose product MINPGRMVLALQQNISKAVVGKEEAIEYALIALLCKGHVLIEDVPGVGKTTLASALARSLDCSFRRIQFTPDLMPSDVTGFTMVNFQTGEMEFKEGAVMSQIVLADEINRTSPKTQSALLEVMEEHQVTVDGVTHPLPQPFIVLATQNPGEFVGTYPLPEAQVDRFFLRISIGYPTVEQEMDVLERYSGSVIPMTTIEPICSAQDVLAMQEQVTTVYCSPEIRNYVASLAAATRNDPAFSLGASTRAAIALIRGAQACAMLDDRDFVLPEDVQHMFLPVMAHRMILSPEAKMKGIPAEQFLLTTLQNTTVPVKL is encoded by the coding sequence ATGATCAATCCCGGCAGAATGGTCCTCGCCCTGCAGCAGAACATCAGCAAAGCTGTCGTCGGCAAGGAAGAAGCCATTGAATATGCCCTCATCGCTCTGCTGTGCAAAGGTCATGTTTTGATCGAAGACGTTCCCGGCGTGGGTAAAACCACCCTGGCCAGCGCCCTCGCCCGTTCTCTGGACTGTTCCTTCCGCAGGATTCAGTTCACGCCTGACCTGATGCCTTCTGACGTTACCGGTTTCACCATGGTCAATTTCCAGACCGGTGAAATGGAGTTCAAAGAGGGCGCCGTGATGAGCCAGATCGTCCTTGCGGATGAAATCAACCGTACCAGCCCCAAAACCCAGTCCGCCCTGCTCGAGGTCATGGAAGAGCATCAGGTCACTGTGGACGGCGTCACTCATCCGCTTCCCCAGCCCTTTATTGTACTTGCCACCCAGAACCCCGGTGAATTCGTCGGTACCTATCCCCTGCCGGAGGCGCAGGTAGACCGTTTCTTCCTGCGAATCTCTATCGGTTATCCGACTGTCGAGCAGGAAATGGACGTCCTGGAGCGCTACAGCGGTTCCGTCATCCCCATGACAACGATCGAACCCATCTGTTCAGCCCAGGACGTACTGGCCATGCAGGAGCAGGTCACTACCGTCTACTGTTCTCCGGAAATCCGGAATTATGTTGCTTCCCTCGCCGCTGCCACGCGGAATGATCCCGCCTTCTCACTCGGCGCTTCCACCCGTGCCGCAATTGCCCTGATTCGCGGCGCCCAGGCCTGTGCCATGCTGGATGACCGGGATTTTGTTCTGCCTGAGGATGTACAGCACATGTTCCTTCCGGTTATGGCCCACAGGATGATTCTCTCCCCCGAAGCCAAGATGAAAGGAATTCCTGCGGAGCAGTTTCTGCTGACAACCCTGCAGAATACCACCGTTCCCGTAAAATTATGA
- a CDS encoding DUF58 domain-containing protein has product MKLKLTLPIAVFLTLLTVAICTGSQLFLLLSILILLILAGAVIAVLWASATLEVEGALSGETVRRGDDVVLSLRVRHRGLIPVAPLLLELSDPVGNRDRDVRLKNMPHRLQSMKLPIHASHVGVFSVGLHSCTVEDLLGLVQRRIVLRKTSFELVVLPQTFDVEPLKLAPGDPGSELMSRATEDLNAPSDIRSYQPGDAMKKIHWKLSMRKRELVVRKFDEPILQDVLVLMDCSPPPSWGHARAGADIRDAMLETAASIITSQTVTDHQIRMPLPGKHPVDVDKSMGLPIAMDYLARVEFSETDRFERVLSMESSRLRKVGCVVIISARLNIPMVDIMIRMHRAGPNIRLYLVTFAPDDENVLPLIARLREAGLEVSYVTPDT; this is encoded by the coding sequence ATGAAACTGAAGCTTACCCTGCCCATCGCTGTATTTCTGACGCTGCTGACGGTTGCCATCTGCACCGGCAGTCAGCTTTTTTTACTGCTTTCCATCCTGATCCTGCTGATCCTGGCCGGTGCTGTCATTGCGGTGCTCTGGGCATCCGCCACGCTGGAAGTGGAAGGCGCACTCTCCGGAGAAACCGTCCGGCGCGGCGATGATGTGGTTTTGAGCCTGCGGGTCCGTCATCGCGGACTCATTCCGGTTGCGCCGCTGCTTCTGGAATTGTCGGATCCTGTCGGCAACCGTGACCGGGATGTCCGTCTGAAAAACATGCCCCATCGTCTCCAGAGCATGAAGCTGCCGATCCACGCTTCCCATGTGGGCGTATTCTCGGTCGGTCTTCATTCCTGTACGGTGGAAGACCTGCTCGGGCTGGTTCAGCGGCGGATTGTGCTTCGCAAAACCTCCTTCGAACTTGTGGTTCTTCCCCAGACCTTCGACGTGGAACCGTTGAAGCTCGCTCCCGGGGATCCCGGCAGTGAACTCATGTCCAGGGCAACGGAAGACCTGAATGCTCCCTCGGACATCCGCAGTTATCAGCCCGGGGATGCTATGAAAAAAATCCACTGGAAGCTTTCCATGCGCAAGCGTGAACTGGTTGTCCGCAAATTTGACGAGCCGATTCTTCAGGACGTGCTGGTTCTCATGGATTGTTCCCCGCCGCCCTCCTGGGGACATGCCCGGGCAGGAGCGGATATCCGTGACGCCATGCTCGAAACTGCCGCGTCCATCATTACCTCCCAGACAGTTACGGATCATCAGATCCGCATGCCGCTCCCGGGGAAGCATCCTGTGGATGTGGATAAGAGTATGGGGCTGCCTATTGCCATGGATTATCTGGCCCGTGTGGAATTTTCTGAAACAGATCGTTTTGAGCGGGTTCTTTCCATGGAAAGCAGCCGTCTCCGGAAGGTTGGCTGTGTTGTCATCATCTCTGCCCGGCTGAATATTCCCATGGTGGATATCATGATCCGTATGCATCGGGCCGGCCCGAATATCCGCCTCTACCTTGTCACCTTTGCCCCGGATGATGAAAATGTCCTGCCTCTCATTGCTCGTTTGCGTGAAGCAGGTTTGGAAGTATCTTACGTGACTCCGGACACGTAA